One stretch of Saccharopolyspora erythraea DNA includes these proteins:
- a CDS encoding class I SAM-dependent methyltransferase has protein sequence MFGDVPAHPPDEVITLRAHRFFAAVYDRMMSPLERRALAAHRSRLLAELPGQVLDVGSGTGANLPFYRRAERVVASEPDPAMRERLAARAASAEVPVTVSDASAEALPFDAHSFDTVVFTLVLCTVDDPDRALREARRVLRPGGRLAVLEHVRSPGRLGRWQQRLTPVWTRVAAGCHLDRDTGAAVERAGFRLEHVERFRPLPRMVPVRDWLHATAVADG, from the coding sequence ATGTTCGGGGACGTTCCTGCCCACCCACCGGACGAGGTGATCACACTGCGGGCGCACCGGTTCTTCGCCGCGGTCTACGACCGGATGATGAGTCCGCTGGAACGGCGGGCGCTGGCCGCGCACCGGTCGCGGCTGCTGGCCGAGCTGCCCGGTCAGGTCCTCGACGTCGGCTCGGGCACCGGGGCGAACCTGCCGTTCTACCGCCGTGCGGAGCGGGTCGTGGCCAGCGAGCCCGACCCCGCGATGCGCGAGCGCCTGGCCGCGCGGGCGGCGTCGGCGGAGGTGCCGGTCACCGTCAGCGACGCCTCCGCCGAGGCGCTGCCGTTCGATGCGCACAGCTTCGACACCGTGGTGTTCACCCTGGTGCTGTGCACGGTCGACGATCCCGACCGGGCGCTGCGCGAGGCGCGACGCGTGCTCAGACCGGGCGGGCGGCTGGCCGTGCTCGAACACGTGCGCAGCCCCGGCCGGCTCGGCCGCTGGCAGCAGCGGCTCACCCCGGTGTGGACCCGCGTCGCCGCGGGCTGCCACCTCGACCGCGACACGGGTGCAGCCGTCGAGCGGGCGGGTTTCCGGCTGGAGCACGTGGAGCGCTTCCGGCCGTTGCCCCGCATGGTGCCGGTGCGCGACTGGCTGCACGCCACCGCCGTCGCCGACGGCTGA